A DNA window from Methylocystis heyeri contains the following coding sequences:
- a CDS encoding CopG family transcriptional regulator — translation MAEIQRLREKVGETEKVTVNVGYVDLGHIDLLVREGFYSNRTDLIRTAIRNQLANHSDAIRQSIVRNTLELGLRKFTREELEAVEAAGRKLRIQVIGLAVIADDVTPELARKAIDSITVLGALQASASVKAALADRIS, via the coding sequence ATGGCGGAGATACAGAGGCTGCGCGAAAAGGTCGGAGAGACCGAAAAGGTCACCGTCAATGTGGGTTACGTCGACCTCGGTCATATCGACCTTCTGGTGCGCGAAGGGTTCTACTCTAACCGCACGGATCTTATCCGTACGGCTATTCGCAACCAGCTCGCCAACCATTCGGATGCGATCAGGCAATCGATCGTCCGCAACACGCTCGAACTCGGCTTGAGGAAATTCACGCGCGAAGAGCTGGAAGCGGTCGAGGCCGCCGGCCGCAAACTGCGCATACAGGTGATCGGGCTCGCCGTCATAGCCGACGACGTTACGCCCGAACTCGCGAGGAAGGCGATCGACTCGATCACCGTTCTCGGGGCGCTTCAGGCAAGCGCATCGGTAAAGGCTGCGCTCGCGGACCGAATAAGCTGA
- a CDS encoding extracellular catalytic domain type 1 short-chain-length polyhydroxyalkanoate depolymerase — MQPFTGNAIEEAMRLAREQNPIGATRLLLNRLSVGRFKTPTQPAPEERGNPAQPRIDSRVGVTSGAEGPATRLRMPLGETLARLRSGEVPSFGLDPEALSKLGKRPKVLVPEGASYLSREFIGTAGARRYKVYVPSKLRGARAPLLVMLHGCTQNPDDFAVGTGMNRLAEELGFIVAYPEQPAADNQMRCWNWFDQKHQLRDCGEPSIIAGLTRALISEMNLDRERVFVAGLSAGGAMADVMSVTYPDLYAAAGIHSGLAYGVAADQASAFMAMSGKSQQCRQRFARNRVRTVIFHGARDAKVHPINAERILTEARAGISGDCEETTQRGMSNGLQYQRTVVADAAGVQLEYWAIEGLGHAWCGGSPEGSHTERRGPDASREMLRFFLES, encoded by the coding sequence ATGCAACCCTTCACCGGCAATGCAATCGAAGAGGCAATGAGGCTCGCCCGCGAGCAAAACCCGATCGGAGCGACGCGCCTGCTGTTGAACCGCCTCTCCGTGGGCCGCTTCAAAACGCCCACGCAACCGGCGCCTGAAGAACGGGGAAATCCAGCGCAGCCCCGCATAGATTCCAGGGTCGGCGTCACATCCGGCGCCGAAGGCCCCGCCACACGCTTGCGCATGCCCCTCGGAGAGACGCTGGCGCGCCTGCGCAGCGGCGAAGTCCCGAGCTTTGGGCTGGACCCGGAGGCCCTCTCGAAACTCGGCAAAAGGCCGAAGGTGCTGGTTCCCGAAGGAGCCTCCTATCTTTCACGCGAGTTTATCGGGACGGCGGGAGCCCGACGTTACAAGGTCTATGTGCCGAGCAAATTGCGCGGCGCCAGGGCCCCGCTCCTCGTGATGCTTCACGGCTGCACACAGAATCCGGACGATTTCGCGGTTGGAACCGGAATGAACCGTCTTGCCGAAGAACTCGGGTTTATCGTCGCTTATCCGGAGCAGCCGGCCGCCGATAATCAGATGCGGTGCTGGAATTGGTTCGACCAAAAGCATCAGCTGAGGGATTGTGGCGAGCCGAGCATCATCGCCGGCCTCACCCGCGCTCTGATTTCCGAGATGAACCTTGATCGTGAACGCGTCTTCGTCGCCGGCCTTTCCGCCGGCGGCGCCATGGCCGATGTGATGAGCGTGACCTATCCGGACCTCTACGCCGCCGCGGGCATCCATTCGGGCCTGGCCTATGGGGTCGCCGCCGACCAGGCCTCGGCCTTCATGGCGATGAGCGGAAAATCACAACAATGCCGGCAACGCTTTGCACGCAACCGCGTTCGAACCGTCATTTTTCACGGCGCTCGCGACGCCAAGGTGCACCCGATCAACGCGGAACGGATTCTGACCGAAGCGCGCGCGGGAATTTCTGGCGACTGTGAGGAGACGACGCAGCGGGGAATGTCGAACGGGCTTCAATATCAGCGCACGGTCGTGGCCGATGCCGCAGGCGTCCAGCTGGAATATTGGGCCATAGAAGGCTTGGGGCATGCGTGGTGTGGAGGCTCGCCGGAAGGGTCGCATACCGAGCGCCGCGGACCCGACGCTTCTCGCGAAATGCTGCGCTTTTTTCTGGAAAGCTGA
- a CDS encoding phospholipase D-like domain-containing protein yields MSRRTCLYYAFTVFAATASAAVFAGEAEIHYAPVENLERIDLALLRSARKSIDIAAYTLTDRPVIEALIDARRRGVAVRLVLDPGQNHALELLRPLSGGVRMKPPGPYMHLKAYAIDRVALRSGSANLSASGLKKQDNDLIVLRDSPKAVAAFEARFDAIWTAADPWTASAGAPAPERGGAACAIKGNVNSRGERIYHLPNGRGYARVTMKGDGKRWFCSEAQAVAAGWRKAAR; encoded by the coding sequence GTGTCGCGCCGGACATGCCTTTATTACGCATTCACGGTTTTCGCCGCGACAGCCTCTGCGGCGGTCTTCGCCGGCGAGGCGGAGATCCACTATGCGCCGGTAGAAAATCTCGAGCGGATCGACCTCGCTCTGCTACGGTCGGCGCGCAAGAGCATCGATATCGCCGCCTACACGCTGACGGATCGCCCGGTCATCGAGGCGCTGATCGACGCGCGACGACGCGGAGTCGCGGTGCGGCTCGTCCTGGATCCCGGCCAGAACCACGCCCTCGAACTGCTTCGGCCCCTGTCGGGCGGCGTCCGCATGAAGCCGCCGGGCCCCTACATGCATCTCAAGGCCTATGCGATCGACCGCGTCGCGCTGCGGTCGGGGTCGGCGAATCTTTCGGCCTCGGGTCTGAAGAAGCAGGACAACGACCTCATCGTCCTGCGCGATAGCCCCAAAGCCGTCGCTGCGTTCGAGGCGCGTTTCGACGCCATATGGACCGCGGCCGACCCTTGGACGGCGTCGGCCGGCGCCCCTGCGCCGGAACGCGGCGGCGCGGCCTGCGCGATCAAGGGCAACGTGAACAGCCGGGGCGAGAGGATTTACCATCTGCCTAATGGGCGAGGCTATGCTCGCGTGACGATGAAGGGCGACGGCAAGCGCTGGTTCTGCTCGGAAGCCCAGGCGGTCGCCGCAGGATGGCGAAAGGCGGCGCGCTGA